A single Chitinophagales bacterium DNA region contains:
- a CDS encoding mechanosensitive ion channel, with product MSFNPQKYLDQFQGIVEVLIPKVIGAILIWMIGSLLIKWAYRVFKKILDAKEFDPSVETFFLSFIRIGLRIVLFIIIIGVLGIQTTSIAAMLAGFGVAIGSAFNGSLGNFAGGFMIIIYQPIKVGEFIEFNGVSGVVQEIGILNTCILTGDMKTVFLPNGMLSTGIIINWSRNRKIRVDVPFNIEANIDIELAKSIIIEALKEHKLILKSPKPEVYIQQIQSGSIQLIVRPYCSQPDYWTVYNDTHSLVINAFKEKNISQGIPKQILITQTSGKN from the coding sequence ATGTCTTTTAACCCACAAAAATATCTAGATCAATTTCAGGGAATCGTCGAAGTGCTTATACCGAAAGTTATAGGTGCTATACTAATATGGATGATTGGTTCTTTGCTAATAAAATGGGCTTACAGGGTCTTCAAAAAAATACTAGATGCTAAAGAATTCGACCCTTCTGTTGAAACTTTTTTTCTTTCTTTCATTCGTATAGGACTGCGCATCGTCCTATTTATCATTATTATAGGAGTTTTAGGAATTCAAACCACTTCTATCGCCGCTATGCTAGCAGGCTTTGGCGTGGCTATTGGTTCAGCTTTTAATGGCTCACTGGGAAATTTTGCAGGTGGTTTTATGATTATCATTTATCAACCAATCAAAGTCGGGGAATTTATTGAATTTAATGGAGTCAGCGGGGTGGTGCAGGAAATTGGAATATTGAATACATGCATTTTAACTGGTGATATGAAGACAGTCTTTCTTCCCAATGGTATGCTATCTACAGGTATAATTATCAACTGGAGTCGCAATAGAAAGATAAGAGTAGATGTTCCATTTAATATTGAAGCTAACATAGACATAGAACTCGCAAAGTCAATAATTATCGAAGCTTTAAAAGAACACAAGCTTATTTTAAAAAGTCCTAAACCAGAAGTTTATATTCAGCAGATACAATCTGGTTCTATCCAGCTTATTGTTAGACCTTATTGTTCACAGCCTGATTATTGGACGGTTTATAATGATACTCATAGTTTAGTGATTAATGCGTTTAAAGAAAAGAATATTTCGCAAGGTATCCCTAAGCAAATCTTAATAACTCAAACAAGTGGAAAGAACTAG
- a CDS encoding DMT family transporter — protein sequence MERTRVTPLQWFTLFLLGGIWGSSFILMKIGTRSFNTLELSALRMFFGGFLALPFLFSIIRKYDKTILFWMFVSAMLGSGIPSLFYAHSASKMDSNLNGVINSLTPLFTLLVGMIWLRYKTSKLSLAGITIGFIGVLILFAQKNTVFSQSKFAIFPLLATMMYGINMNIVKVKLSHLPSRDILPGIFGILGWIYLPIIVYLGVLKDIPIQHFSFNFWTANSDPLIQKMLSLEAMFVLGLVGSFIASYVFYRLLKQTNALFASTNTYLIPLMSIFWGYMDGELITWVHFVSLLIILIGVYMVSMKK from the coding sequence GTGGAAAGAACTAGGGTTACCCCTTTACAGTGGTTTACGTTATTTCTGCTAGGTGGTATCTGGGGCAGTTCCTTTATTTTGATGAAAATAGGGACGCGAAGCTTTAACACATTGGAGCTTTCAGCGCTGCGTATGTTTTTTGGAGGCTTTTTAGCTCTTCCTTTTTTATTTTCGATTATAAGGAAATATGATAAAACTATTCTGTTTTGGATGTTTGTTTCTGCTATGTTAGGAAGTGGTATTCCTAGCTTATTCTATGCCCATTCTGCTAGTAAAATGGATAGCAATCTCAATGGAGTTATCAATTCGCTCACGCCTCTATTCACGCTACTTGTAGGCATGATATGGCTTAGGTATAAAACTAGCAAATTGAGTTTGGCTGGTATTACTATAGGCTTTATTGGTGTTCTTATACTTTTTGCACAGAAAAATACTGTTTTTTCGCAGTCAAAGTTTGCCATATTTCCATTACTAGCTACGATGATGTATGGGATTAATATGAATATAGTAAAAGTTAAGTTAAGCCATTTACCTTCACGGGATATTTTGCCCGGCATTTTTGGTATTTTAGGTTGGATATACCTACCTATTATTGTTTATTTGGGTGTTTTGAAGGATATCCCGATTCAGCATTTTTCTTTTAATTTTTGGACAGCAAATTCAGATCCTTTAATCCAGAAAATGCTATCCCTTGAAGCTATGTTTGTCCTTGGACTCGTAGGTTCTTTTATCGCTTCATATGTGTTTTATAGATTGTTGAAACAAACCAATGCACTCTTTGCCTCTACCAATACCTACCTCATCCCTCTTATGTCTATTTTTTGGGGATATATGGACGGCGAATTAATTACTTGGGTTCACTTTGTATCCTTACTTATTATTCTCATTGGAGTCTATATGGTCAGTATGAAGAAATAG
- a CDS encoding glucosaminidase domain-containing protein — MRFLFLFILYFFSSPSAIAQKKMTPEEYINTYYQLAVDEMNLYKVPASITLAQGLIETESGNSLLATKANNHFGIKCKAEWTGPTFIKDDDTKNECFRAYKSAEESFRDHSIFLLKPRYSTLFSFDMTDYRSWAYGLKQAGYATNPNYPAMLIKFIEDFKLFKFDNYGLEKPAAALPKANEKVKPQISTAELIKLRKELANNLDLIIVDETFDIYKVAANSKLSVVQLIEYNDLEGEQAIRLGQNFFLQKKGKMNLKDKHLVLLGESLYDISQIYGVSLKLLRKYNKLETWEQPNVGEVIYLSKLRDDFIQTRPFYQVSKERLEKNLSLFIPITIPEEKPIIKIDTPVSKSTEEIVSKMVPDLPKSTPEIIKVDTSIAAIQVSANKIVDTIPTKTITSIPTETLSTTQNKAWINHQVKPKETIFRISKIYDCTVSDILNWNAITIEQGLKIGQILRIHTLHPNGIVIDVPNSNEDMNMDSKVAGKPKMPPPKVSPQKITDTLKVKSVPKTIPATRENLNAKPAVVPKTSIPAIVDSKSANENNAKTEGNNVPIKTESPSAIAPKQIPISNSSTVEEIKEIPKQIPREPQKPRVVILKAPPANNASTKVPATNLDKSNMSDLYKSLMKNTEADTSIKRRIKVSE; from the coding sequence ATGAGATTTCTGTTTTTGTTTATTTTATATTTTTTTTCTAGTCCATCTGCGATAGCACAGAAAAAAATGACTCCTGAAGAGTATATAAATACCTATTATCAGTTAGCAGTCGACGAAATGAATCTTTATAAAGTCCCAGCCAGTATCACCTTAGCACAAGGATTAATAGAAACAGAAAGTGGCAATTCGCTGCTCGCAACTAAGGCGAATAATCATTTCGGTATTAAATGCAAAGCGGAATGGACGGGGCCTACATTTATAAAAGATGATGACACTAAAAACGAATGCTTTCGAGCTTATAAAAGTGCCGAAGAGTCTTTTCGTGATCATTCTATTTTTTTACTAAAGCCTCGATATAGCACTCTATTCAGTTTTGACATGACAGATTACCGCTCTTGGGCTTACGGCCTCAAGCAGGCTGGGTATGCTACCAATCCGAATTATCCTGCCATGTTGATTAAATTCATCGAAGATTTCAAGCTTTTTAAATTTGATAACTATGGCCTTGAAAAACCAGCTGCCGCTTTGCCCAAAGCCAATGAAAAAGTAAAACCTCAAATAAGCACAGCAGAATTAATCAAGTTAAGAAAAGAGTTGGCTAATAACCTTGACCTTATTATTGTCGATGAAACCTTTGATATTTATAAAGTCGCTGCCAATTCAAAACTCAGTGTAGTCCAGTTAATAGAGTATAATGATTTAGAAGGAGAGCAAGCAATTCGTTTAGGACAAAATTTCTTTCTCCAGAAAAAAGGGAAAATGAATCTGAAAGACAAACACCTTGTTTTGCTCGGAGAAAGTCTTTATGATATTTCTCAAATTTATGGTGTCAGCTTAAAACTGCTAAGGAAATACAATAAGTTGGAAACTTGGGAACAGCCCAATGTCGGAGAGGTAATATATCTCAGTAAGTTAAGGGATGACTTTATCCAAACTCGACCCTTTTATCAAGTAAGTAAGGAACGATTAGAAAAAAATCTCTCTCTATTCATTCCAATCACAATTCCTGAAGAAAAACCTATTATCAAAATAGATACTCCTGTTTCTAAATCAACTGAAGAAATAGTATCCAAAATGGTTCCTGATTTGCCAAAAAGCACTCCCGAGATAATAAAAGTAGATACATCGATAGCAGCCATTCAAGTTTCTGCCAACAAAATCGTAGATACTATACCAACGAAAACAATTACAAGTATTCCCACTGAGACTTTATCCACCACACAAAATAAAGCTTGGATAAACCATCAAGTAAAACCTAAAGAAACAATCTTTAGAATATCAAAGATATATGACTGCACTGTAAGCGATATATTAAACTGGAATGCCATTACAATAGAACAAGGTTTAAAAATTGGTCAAATACTTCGTATACATACCTTGCATCCTAATGGAATAGTGATTGACGTTCCCAATTCGAATGAAGATATGAATATGGATAGTAAGGTAGCTGGTAAGCCTAAAATGCCTCCTCCAAAAGTTTCTCCGCAAAAAATCACAGATACGCTCAAAGTTAAATCTGTACCTAAAACTATACCAGCAACCAGAGAAAATCTTAATGCTAAGCCTGCAGTTGTGCCTAAAACTAGCATACCTGCGATTGTTGATTCGAAATCCGCAAACGAAAATAATGCTAAAACTGAAGGGAATAACGTTCCAATAAAAACGGAATCTCCATCTGCTATTGCACCTAAACAAATACCTATTAGCAATTCATCCACCGTTGAAGAAATAAAAGAAATACCTAAACAAATACCCCGAGAGCCCCAAAAGCCGAGAGTCGTGATATTGAAAGCACCACCAGCGAATAACGCATCTACAAAAGTACCAGCAACAAATCTGGATAAAAGCAATATGTCAGATTTATATAAATCTCTAATGAAAAATACAGAAGCGGATACTTCCATTAAAAGAAGAATTAAAGTCTCTGAATAA
- the trmB gene encoding tRNA (guanosine(46)-N7)-methyltransferase TrmB translates to MSLNKLQKFEALKSMPNVYENFSFTQPNLIRNNQEDNPRGKWKTQHFGNNNPLVLELACGKGEYSVALGEMFPNKNFIGVDIKGNRIHNGAKIALGKNLTNVCFLRTRIELLHEFINGEEIDEVWITFPDPFPSFSDRGNRLISPKFLNYYKTLLNGKKIIFHLKTDNFPLFRYATGVLDGRSEKINRCIENIYGGDKKIDDILRVQTYYERLHKDQGSQIHYIQWEM, encoded by the coding sequence ATGAGTTTAAATAAGCTCCAAAAATTTGAGGCCTTAAAATCGATGCCCAATGTGTATGAAAATTTTTCGTTTACACAGCCTAATTTAATTCGAAATAATCAAGAAGATAATCCGCGAGGAAAATGGAAAACACAGCATTTCGGCAATAATAATCCCTTAGTTTTAGAGCTTGCTTGTGGCAAAGGAGAATATTCTGTAGCTTTAGGAGAAATGTTTCCCAATAAAAATTTTATTGGGGTAGATATTAAGGGAAATCGAATACATAATGGTGCTAAAATAGCTTTGGGAAAAAATCTCACCAATGTTTGCTTTTTGAGAACACGTATCGAGCTACTTCACGAATTCATTAATGGAGAAGAAATAGACGAGGTATGGATTACCTTTCCAGATCCATTTCCTAGCTTTTCAGATAGAGGCAATCGTTTAATATCTCCCAAGTTTTTAAATTATTATAAAACTTTATTGAATGGTAAGAAAATAATCTTTCATCTCAAGACAGATAATTTTCCTTTGTTTCGTTATGCTACAGGTGTATTGGATGGTCGCAGTGAAAAAATCAATCGCTGTATTGAGAATATTTATGGTGGCGATAAAAAAATAGACGATATCTTACGTGTACAAACCTATTATGAACGACTTCATAAGGATCAAGGCAGTCAAATACACTATATTCAGTGGGAAATGTAA
- a CDS encoding TlpA family protein disulfide reductase, producing the protein MIRYILTISIAICLNYLQSQNVRIYGNVIDDVDYSTVILSPSVASKLLDSKIETSPKKGYFEFNIIVPNACFYRLYYKSKRINLFVKPGANIQMTIENAKEQNFVIFYENLVQENTMLQLETTPYLGNKSDRQLFRSAAQQGIESYFKEVDQLKKARQIEWDAMTEEVNLDADFIDLYQRNYIEMASYLYKYYYPKYLGYSQDSFVVSEENYLGFYKDMPNSYEYYFCPLYFENKMNIIKGKVNVNNKSKILKNSMDDLELFKGYIGEAGLVKEDYVRGILIENLIGEWVNSFGRTSDLKEEVVKYIEQVEDVDRKNSLKKRLVNLAQYETGQPAPNFSFEDYSENKRNSRELLGKIVYVIVWSSTNPQSMSEWTAIKEVYAKYKDNQELVFLFLSIDDSKEAWGKTIREQKLFEEIHAISFPHGYNSDFARKYAIQSLPSSILIDKSGNIISNRVPRPSQPEKLIPLLNKLLGL; encoded by the coding sequence ATGATACGATATATCCTAACCATAAGCATCGCCATTTGTTTAAACTATTTACAATCGCAGAATGTGCGAATTTATGGCAACGTAATTGATGATGTCGACTATAGTACTGTGATACTCTCACCATCTGTGGCTTCCAAACTTTTAGACTCGAAAATAGAAACCTCTCCTAAGAAGGGCTATTTTGAATTTAACATTATTGTTCCTAACGCCTGCTTTTATAGATTATATTATAAATCGAAAAGGATAAATCTTTTCGTAAAGCCAGGAGCCAATATACAAATGACGATTGAAAATGCAAAAGAACAGAATTTCGTTATATTCTATGAAAACTTAGTGCAAGAGAATACAATGTTGCAATTAGAAACCACTCCGTACCTAGGTAATAAAAGTGATCGGCAATTATTTCGAAGTGCTGCTCAACAAGGAATCGAGTCTTATTTTAAGGAGGTGGACCAGCTAAAGAAAGCAAGACAAATAGAGTGGGATGCTATGACAGAAGAAGTTAATCTCGATGCTGACTTTATAGATTTATATCAGCGAAATTATATCGAAATGGCTTCATATTTATATAAATATTATTATCCCAAATATCTAGGATATTCTCAGGATTCTTTTGTAGTCAGCGAGGAGAACTATTTAGGATTTTATAAAGATATGCCGAATTCTTATGAATACTATTTTTGTCCATTATATTTTGAGAACAAAATGAATATCATAAAGGGTAAGGTAAATGTGAACAATAAGTCAAAAATTCTAAAAAATAGCATGGATGATCTAGAGCTCTTTAAAGGCTATATAGGTGAGGCAGGTTTAGTAAAAGAAGATTACGTAAGAGGTATACTTATCGAAAATCTTATAGGAGAATGGGTTAATAGTTTTGGAAGAACCTCGGATCTAAAAGAAGAAGTTGTAAAGTACATAGAACAAGTAGAGGATGTTGATAGGAAGAATAGTTTGAAGAAGCGACTGGTCAATCTGGCTCAGTATGAAACAGGGCAACCTGCGCCAAATTTTAGTTTTGAAGATTATTCTGAAAACAAAAGAAATTCAAGGGAACTGCTGGGCAAGATAGTTTATGTAATCGTATGGTCAAGTACAAATCCTCAAAGTATGAGCGAATGGACAGCTATTAAAGAAGTTTACGCTAAGTATAAAGATAATCAAGAATTAGTTTTCTTATTTTTGTCTATAGATGATAGTAAAGAAGCTTGGGGAAAAACCATTCGTGAACAAAAGTTATTTGAAGAAATACATGCTATCTCTTTTCCACACGGATATAATTCAGATTTTGCAAGAAAATATGCCATCCAATCCTTACCTTCATCTATTTTAATAGATAAAAGCGGAAATATAATTTCGAATAGAGTACCTAGACCAAGTCAACCTGAGAAACTCATTCCATTATTGAATAAACTTCTTGGTTTGTAG